The Kitasatospora setae KM-6054 genome contains a region encoding:
- the fxsT gene encoding FxSxx-COOH system tetratricopeptide repeat protein, whose protein sequence is MTERPTKGPQIQARRRDATIENRHGRIITFYSYKGGTGRTMALANSAWILAANGYRVLVVDWDLEAPGLAQFFRPFLNPEVVAATTGIMDLFGDYLEEARRPVDRDPEWIEDFARIHPHALSLAWPHFPGGGRIDLVPAGQQNRDYSVARLDWDLLYERYEGRRFIQSLRADMKRRYDYVLIDSRTGLTDTADICTVEMPDDLVVCFTLSDQSIDGASRIARVIEDRYGDRDIRIMPVPMRIDEGEKEKADAGRALARIKFAGLPAGFGESDLARYWAGVEIPYRPFYAYEEILAPFGDQPGLPGSMLAANERLTREITQGRVAGLPPMAEDLRLRFLDGFARRRPTAPADLYLSYVPEDRAWADWISALLTDAGYRVVPRDAGAGANPREATGRGIDSAYRTVALLSAAYLQSPQAQALWDRTVLADPAGARRQLIPVRVSDVRLNAPYNNRNPVDLIGRDEPAAATALLRALGRTETEPPERSPGAPRFPGTKPTHWEVPQRNHSFTGRVKVLDDLRAQLAGGTTAVLPPPQTLYGLGGVGKTQVALEYAHRYMSHYDLVWWIDAEQSENVVVDLADLAGRLGLRVGDNVSEAAQAARDALRQGIPTSNWLLIFDNADEPAEIRRFFPDGPGHILVTSRNQGWSGQAGVLNVDVFDRTESVDHLTRRVRGLSRPDADRVAEAVGDLPLAVEVAAAWLETTRTPVDTYVNQLKAEATKVLAAGETPVDYPTPVGLTWNVSITRLREQSPAAVRLLELCAFFAPEPISLRQFFFSEQMRLALVPYDEELTDTFLLGKVLRAVSRYALAKTDAGSDSFQVHRLVQAVVRSGMPEAERNLAMHQVHRILVNARPQRGDTDDPANWPTLEKIWPHLTPSRAQDCDEREVRELLIDRVRYLWKRVDLEQALQLGRQLDAAWTVRAETEPDPAEQKIWRRQILSLRLQIANVLRSQGSYGDSLALNQATLLGQRELLGEHHPYTLMTANSMAADLRYLNRFQEALALDQDTYNQFVELFGEDDPRTLTVANNLAIDHRLVGNPLAARELDQDTVERGSAVRGPHHPYTLGTKSNLARDLREMGDYKGSVELLREVTEAFADLPQSDLPEELRNAKSLAVSLRRAGQYAEARELTERTYERYVDLFGPDFADTLACRLNLAADHSAAGDKETARDIATDAYEGHQRLFGDDHPFTFACENNLAIYLRGSGDLEGAIAHGRTAAAGLARVLGDDHPFVLNANINLANALAENGQYDEAETLGRTAYDGLVERYSATHPDALICRANLAVTLRSAGRRGEAEALRMQAVAGLVELFGEDHPSVVAARSWQRSNRDLEPQPL, encoded by the coding sequence ATGACCGAGAGGCCGACGAAGGGCCCGCAGATCCAGGCCCGCCGCCGCGACGCCACCATCGAGAACCGGCACGGCCGGATCATCACCTTCTACTCCTACAAGGGCGGCACCGGCCGCACCATGGCGCTCGCCAACAGCGCCTGGATCCTCGCCGCCAACGGCTACCGGGTGCTGGTCGTCGACTGGGACCTGGAGGCCCCCGGCCTCGCCCAGTTCTTCCGGCCGTTCCTCAACCCCGAGGTGGTCGCCGCCACCACCGGCATCATGGACCTGTTCGGCGACTACCTCGAAGAGGCCCGCCGCCCGGTCGACCGCGACCCCGAGTGGATCGAGGACTTCGCCCGGATCCACCCGCACGCCCTCTCGCTGGCCTGGCCGCACTTCCCCGGCGGCGGCCGGATCGACCTCGTCCCGGCCGGCCAGCAGAACCGCGACTACTCGGTGGCCCGGCTCGACTGGGACCTGCTCTACGAGCGCTACGAGGGCCGCCGGTTCATCCAGTCGCTGCGCGCCGACATGAAGCGCCGCTACGACTACGTGCTGATCGACAGCCGCACCGGCCTCACCGACACCGCCGACATCTGCACCGTCGAGATGCCCGACGACCTGGTGGTCTGCTTCACCCTCAGCGACCAGTCGATCGACGGCGCCTCCCGGATCGCCCGGGTCATCGAGGACCGCTACGGCGACCGCGACATCCGGATCATGCCCGTCCCGATGCGGATCGACGAGGGCGAGAAGGAGAAGGCCGACGCCGGCCGCGCGCTGGCCCGGATCAAGTTCGCCGGCCTGCCCGCCGGCTTCGGCGAGTCCGACCTGGCCCGCTACTGGGCCGGCGTCGAGATCCCCTACCGGCCGTTCTACGCGTACGAGGAGATCCTCGCCCCGTTCGGCGACCAGCCCGGCCTGCCCGGCTCGATGCTCGCCGCCAACGAGCGGCTCACCCGGGAGATCACCCAGGGCCGGGTCGCCGGACTGCCGCCGATGGCCGAGGACCTGCGGCTGCGCTTCCTCGACGGCTTCGCCCGCCGCCGCCCCACCGCCCCCGCCGACCTGTACCTCAGCTACGTCCCCGAGGACCGGGCCTGGGCCGACTGGATCTCCGCGCTGCTCACCGACGCCGGCTACCGGGTCGTCCCGCGCGACGCCGGGGCCGGCGCCAACCCGCGCGAGGCCACCGGGCGCGGCATCGACTCCGCCTACCGCACCGTCGCGCTGCTCTCCGCCGCCTACCTGCAGTCGCCGCAGGCCCAGGCGCTGTGGGACCGCACCGTGCTGGCCGACCCGGCCGGCGCCCGGCGCCAGCTGATCCCGGTCCGGGTCTCCGACGTCCGCCTCAACGCGCCCTACAACAACCGCAACCCGGTCGACCTGATCGGCCGCGACGAGCCCGCCGCCGCCACCGCCCTGCTGCGCGCCCTCGGCCGCACCGAGACCGAACCGCCCGAGCGCAGCCCCGGCGCGCCGCGCTTCCCCGGCACCAAGCCCACCCACTGGGAGGTGCCGCAGCGCAACCACTCCTTCACCGGCCGGGTCAAGGTCCTCGACGACCTGCGGGCCCAACTCGCCGGCGGCACCACCGCGGTGCTGCCGCCGCCGCAGACCCTGTACGGCCTCGGCGGCGTCGGCAAGACCCAGGTCGCGCTGGAGTACGCGCACCGCTACATGTCGCACTACGACCTGGTCTGGTGGATCGACGCCGAGCAGAGCGAGAACGTCGTCGTCGACCTCGCCGACCTCGCCGGACGGCTCGGACTGCGGGTCGGCGACAACGTCAGCGAGGCCGCGCAGGCCGCCCGCGACGCGCTCCGGCAGGGCATCCCGACCTCCAACTGGCTGCTGATCTTCGACAACGCGGACGAGCCCGCCGAGATCCGCCGGTTCTTCCCCGACGGCCCCGGCCACATCCTGGTCACCTCCCGCAACCAGGGCTGGTCCGGGCAGGCCGGCGTGCTCAACGTCGACGTGTTCGACCGCACCGAGTCCGTCGACCACCTCACCCGCCGGGTCCGCGGCCTGTCCCGCCCCGACGCCGACCGGGTCGCCGAGGCCGTCGGCGACCTGCCGCTCGCCGTCGAGGTCGCCGCCGCCTGGCTGGAGACCACCCGCACCCCCGTCGACACCTACGTCAACCAGCTCAAGGCCGAGGCCACCAAGGTCCTCGCGGCCGGCGAGACCCCCGTCGACTACCCCACCCCCGTCGGCCTCACCTGGAACGTCTCCATCACCCGGCTGCGCGAGCAGTCGCCCGCCGCCGTCCGGCTGCTCGAACTCTGCGCGTTCTTCGCCCCCGAGCCGATCTCGCTGCGGCAGTTCTTCTTCTCCGAGCAGATGCGGCTCGCCCTCGTCCCCTACGACGAGGAACTCACCGACACCTTCCTGCTCGGCAAGGTGCTGCGCGCCGTCAGCCGCTACGCGCTGGCCAAGACCGACGCCGGCTCCGACTCCTTCCAGGTGCACCGCCTCGTCCAGGCCGTCGTCCGCAGCGGCATGCCCGAGGCCGAACGCAACCTCGCCATGCACCAGGTGCACCGCATCCTGGTCAACGCCCGGCCCCAGCGCGGCGACACCGACGACCCCGCCAACTGGCCCACCCTGGAGAAGATCTGGCCGCACCTCACGCCGTCCAGGGCCCAGGACTGCGACGAGCGCGAGGTCCGCGAACTGCTCATCGACCGGGTCCGCTACCTGTGGAAGCGCGTCGACCTCGAACAGGCCCTGCAACTCGGCCGCCAGCTCGACGCCGCCTGGACGGTCCGCGCCGAGACCGAACCCGACCCCGCCGAACAGAAGATCTGGCGCCGGCAGATCCTCAGCCTGCGCCTGCAGATCGCCAACGTGCTGCGCTCCCAAGGCTCCTACGGCGACTCGCTGGCCCTCAACCAGGCCACCCTGCTCGGCCAGCGCGAACTCCTCGGCGAACACCACCCGTACACCCTGATGACCGCCAACTCGATGGCCGCCGACCTGCGCTACCTCAACCGGTTCCAGGAAGCGCTCGCCCTCGACCAGGACACCTACAACCAGTTCGTCGAACTCTTCGGCGAGGACGACCCGCGCACCCTCACCGTCGCCAACAACCTCGCCATCGACCACCGCCTCGTCGGCAACCCGCTGGCCGCCCGCGAGCTCGACCAGGACACCGTCGAACGCGGCTCCGCCGTCCGCGGCCCGCACCACCCCTACACCCTCGGCACCAAGTCCAACCTGGCCCGCGACCTGCGCGAGATGGGCGACTACAAGGGCTCGGTCGAACTGCTCCGCGAGGTCACCGAAGCCTTCGCCGACCTCCCGCAGTCCGACCTGCCCGAGGAACTCCGCAACGCCAAGTCACTCGCCGTCTCGCTCCGCCGGGCCGGCCAGTACGCCGAAGCCCGCGAACTCACCGAACGCACCTACGAGCGGTACGTCGACCTGTTCGGCCCCGACTTCGCCGACACCCTCGCCTGCCGGCTCAACCTCGCCGCCGACCACAGCGCCGCCGGCGACAAGGAGACCGCCCGGGACATCGCCACCGACGCCTACGAAGGCCACCAGCGGCTCTTCGGCGACGACCACCCCTTCACCTTCGCCTGCGAGAACAACCTCGCCATCTACCTCCGCGGCTCCGGCGACCTCGAAGGCGCCATCGCCCACGGCCGCACCGCCGCCGCCGGCCTCGCCCGCGTACTCGGCGACGACCACCCCTTCGTCCTCAACGCCAACATCAACCTCGCCAACGCGCTCGCCGAGAACGGCCAGTACGACGAGGCCGAGACACTCGGCCGCACCGCCTACGACGGCCTGGTCGAGCGCTACAGCGCCACCCACCCCGACGCCCTCATCTGCCGCGCCAACCTCGCCGTCACCCTCCGCTCGGCCGGCCGCCGCGGCGAGGCCGAAGCCCTGCGCATGCAGGCGGTCGCCGGCCTCGTCGAACTCTTCGGCGAGGACCACCCGTCCGTCGTCGCCGCCCGCAGCTGGCAGCGCAGCAACCGCGACCTGGAACCGCAACCGCTGTAA
- a CDS encoding alpha/beta fold hydrolase: MESRVATRKIDTPDGGVLAVETSGDPSGRPVFLLHGTPGSRVGPAPRGAVLARMGVRLISFDRPGYGESTRLPGRDVAAAAADVTTIADALGLDRFAVVGRSGGGPHALACAALLPERVLRAATQVSLAPRHADGLDWFDGMTPSNERAYRQAELGPPRISGPFQVRSRVIRRDPAQLIRNLVPELSTPDRTVVADIGIRRMLHSTYRQAFRYGADGWIDDVLAFIADWGFTVDTIGVPVRIWHGADDKFSPVGHSSWLADHIPGAQLYLEPGAAHFGSLKEMTGAIRWAAHA, from the coding sequence ATGGAGAGCCGCGTGGCGACACGGAAGATCGATACGCCGGACGGCGGCGTCCTCGCCGTCGAGACGTCCGGGGACCCTTCCGGCAGGCCCGTGTTCCTGCTGCACGGCACCCCCGGCAGCCGGGTCGGCCCGGCCCCGCGCGGCGCCGTGCTGGCCCGGATGGGGGTCCGGCTGATCTCGTTCGACCGCCCCGGCTACGGCGAGTCCACCCGACTGCCCGGCCGGGACGTCGCCGCCGCCGCAGCCGACGTCACGACCATCGCCGACGCGCTCGGCCTCGACCGCTTCGCCGTGGTCGGCCGCTCCGGCGGCGGCCCGCACGCGCTGGCCTGCGCCGCGCTGCTGCCCGAGCGGGTGCTCAGGGCCGCCACCCAGGTCTCGCTGGCCCCGCGCCACGCGGACGGCCTCGACTGGTTCGACGGCATGACCCCGTCCAACGAACGCGCCTACCGCCAGGCCGAGTTGGGCCCGCCCCGGATCTCCGGCCCGTTCCAGGTCCGGTCCCGGGTGATCCGCCGCGACCCGGCCCAGCTGATCCGCAACCTGGTGCCCGAACTCTCCACACCGGACCGCACCGTGGTCGCCGACATCGGCATCCGCCGGATGCTCCACTCCACCTACCGGCAGGCGTTCCGGTACGGCGCCGACGGCTGGATCGACGACGTGCTGGCCTTCATCGCCGACTGGGGCTTCACCGTCGACACCATCGGCGTCCCGGTCCGGATCTGGCACGGCGCCGACGACAAGTTCTCCCCCGTCGGCCACTCCTCCTGGCTCGCCGACCACATCCCCGGCGCCCAGCTCTACCTCGAACCGGGCGCCGCGCACTTCGGCTCCCTCAAGGAGATGACCGGCGCCATCCGCTGGGCCGCCCACGCCTAG
- a CDS encoding DUF4231 domain-containing protein, protein MREQDLLPRVFWAADGASLQGQARAVALSRWELLLLVGAAFAGSADGAVWAWAAAAAYLGALFIAVTVARQNPQRLWYDGRAVAESVKTLVWKYAVRADSYQPPPRKLPDADRLYDIQLSGILGEFDTDLVSPGVTAELSTWRAPARHPQITETMERLRDQPLPVRREVYLRERVQSQRQWYQAKAIQCRNATRRVGRLAIVLPALGLLLAVLRALGEFSFDALGSISAVAASISAWAQLRQYRPQAAAYTLAAAELSKVEAQLAAADLGAADAEEIWARLARDAEDAISREHTTWQARREVRSLDIPS, encoded by the coding sequence GTGCGGGAGCAGGACCTGCTCCCGCGCGTCTTCTGGGCCGCCGACGGCGCGTCCCTGCAGGGGCAGGCCCGGGCGGTGGCGCTCTCCCGCTGGGAACTGCTGCTGCTGGTCGGCGCCGCCTTCGCCGGCTCGGCGGACGGCGCGGTCTGGGCCTGGGCCGCCGCCGCGGCCTACCTCGGCGCGCTGTTCATCGCCGTCACGGTGGCCCGGCAGAACCCGCAGCGGCTCTGGTACGACGGCCGGGCGGTCGCCGAGTCGGTGAAGACCCTGGTGTGGAAGTACGCGGTGCGGGCCGACTCCTACCAGCCGCCGCCGCGCAAGCTGCCCGACGCCGACCGCCTCTACGACATCCAACTGTCGGGAATCCTGGGCGAGTTCGACACCGACCTGGTCTCCCCCGGAGTCACCGCCGAGCTCAGCACCTGGCGCGCCCCGGCCCGCCACCCGCAGATCACCGAGACCATGGAGCGGCTGCGCGACCAGCCGCTGCCGGTGCGCCGCGAGGTCTACCTGCGCGAGCGGGTGCAGAGCCAGCGCCAGTGGTACCAGGCCAAGGCCATCCAGTGCCGCAACGCGACCCGCCGGGTCGGCCGGCTCGCCATCGTGCTGCCCGCCCTCGGCCTGCTGCTCGCCGTGCTGCGGGCGCTCGGCGAGTTCAGCTTCGACGCGCTCGGCTCGATCTCCGCCGTCGCCGCGTCCATCTCGGCCTGGGCCCAGCTCCGCCAGTACCGCCCGCAGGCCGCCGCCTACACCCTGGCGGCCGCCGAACTCTCCAAGGTGGAAGCCCAGTTGGCCGCCGCCGACCTGGGCGCCGCGGACGCCGAGGAGATCTGGGCCCGGCTCGCCCGGGACGCCGAGGACGCCATCTCCCGGGAGCACACCACCTGGCAGGCCCGCCGCGAGGTGCGCAGCCTCGACATCCCCAGCTGA
- a CDS encoding sugar isomerase domain-containing protein, translated as MSELVGRYLDAAVAHLERIRAEEGENIEAAAELLAEAVEHGRRIFTYGAGHSSLAAQDVVYRAGGLVVMNLLNVPGMTGVNVMPAHLGSALERVSGLATTTLDLTPARSGDLLFVISLSGRQVMPVELARHARDRGLKVIGVTSLAYPGAVSSNDPSGTYLKDNCDVVLDSKIGLGDGELDHPGAGAPFGSVSTITTSALMQSVTASAIAKLADRGITPPLFRSGNVDGGTEWNNKVIADNADRIFYAW; from the coding sequence ATGAGCGAACTGGTCGGCCGGTACCTGGACGCCGCCGTGGCCCACCTGGAGCGGATCCGCGCCGAGGAGGGGGAGAACATCGAGGCCGCCGCCGAGCTGCTGGCCGAGGCCGTCGAGCACGGGCGGCGGATCTTCACCTACGGCGCCGGGCACTCCTCGCTGGCCGCCCAGGACGTGGTCTACCGGGCCGGCGGGCTGGTCGTGATGAACCTGCTGAACGTGCCCGGGATGACCGGCGTCAACGTGATGCCCGCGCACCTGGGCAGCGCCCTGGAGCGGGTCTCCGGCCTGGCCACCACCACGCTCGACCTGACCCCGGCGCGCAGCGGCGACCTGCTGTTCGTGATCTCGCTCTCCGGCCGCCAGGTGATGCCGGTCGAGCTGGCCCGGCACGCCCGCGACCGCGGCCTGAAGGTGATCGGCGTGACCTCGCTGGCCTACCCGGGCGCGGTCAGCTCCAACGACCCGTCCGGCACCTACCTGAAGGACAACTGCGACGTCGTCCTGGACAGCAAGATCGGCCTCGGCGACGGCGAGCTCGACCACCCCGGCGCGGGCGCCCCGTTCGGCTCGGTGTCGACCATCACCACCAGCGCCCTGATGCAGTCGGTGACCGCCTCGGCGATCGCCAAGCTGGCCGACCGCGGCATCACCCCGCCGCTGTTCCGCTCCGGCAACGTGGACGGCGGCACCGAGTGGAACAACAAGGTGATCGCCGACAACGCGGACCGGATCTTCTACGCCTGGTAG
- a CDS encoding metal-dependent transcriptional regulator, which yields MSGLIDTTEMYLRTILELEEEGITPMRARIAERLEQSGPTVSQTVGRMERDGLLQVAEDRHLELTGEGRKLAVRVMRKHRIAECLLVDVIGLEWEQVHEEACRWEHVMSETVERKVLAMLGHPTQSPYGNPIPGLDELGDTKAEGEGYDAGLVTLEAVAAEDGTDVVVRRIGEPIQTDGELMRTLRRAGVRPGATVRVSPAAGGVLVGTGESAAELGKEIAAHVFVAQP from the coding sequence ATGTCAGGGCTGATCGACACCACTGAGATGTACCTCCGCACCATCCTGGAGCTGGAGGAAGAGGGCATCACCCCGATGCGCGCCCGGATCGCCGAGCGGCTGGAGCAGTCCGGCCCGACGGTGAGCCAGACGGTGGGCCGGATGGAACGCGACGGCCTGCTCCAGGTCGCCGAGGACCGGCACCTCGAACTGACCGGCGAGGGCCGCAAGTTGGCCGTCCGGGTGATGCGCAAGCACCGGATCGCCGAGTGCCTGCTGGTGGACGTGATCGGCCTGGAGTGGGAGCAGGTGCACGAGGAGGCCTGCCGCTGGGAGCACGTGATGAGCGAGACCGTCGAGCGCAAGGTGCTCGCGATGCTCGGCCACCCCACCCAGTCCCCGTACGGCAACCCGATCCCGGGCCTGGACGAGCTCGGCGACACCAAGGCCGAGGGCGAGGGCTACGACGCCGGGCTGGTGACGCTGGAGGCCGTGGCCGCCGAGGACGGGACGGACGTGGTGGTCCGCCGGATCGGCGAGCCGATCCAGACCGACGGCGAGCTGATGCGCACCCTGCGCCGGGCGGGCGTCCGCCCCGGGGCGACGGTCCGGGTCTCCCCGGCGGCCGGCGGCGTGCTGGTCGGCACCGGCGAGAGCGCGGCCGAGCTCGGCAAGGAGATCGCCGCGCACGTGTTCGTCGCGCAGCCCTAG
- a CDS encoding bifunctional DNA primase/polymerase yields MLHVDNTPGAPEQNLPPLLIEAVRYAEDRHWEVAPGSWLLDGDGPARCSCGEEGCALPGAHPVGADWRRKASAGPGVVRKWWTENPEASILLPTGRAFDVLDVPEVAGCLALARMERMGLQLGPVVAVPAAPGRTGRRLHFLVLPGVVDKLPDLLRQIGWSPERLDLVARGEGDWVVAPPSRVGGYASAQWARPPSALNRWLPDALELISPLAYACGREAAAPRAVQRPAAAVR; encoded by the coding sequence GTGCTGCACGTGGACAACACCCCGGGAGCCCCCGAACAGAACCTGCCGCCGCTGCTGATCGAAGCCGTCCGCTACGCCGAGGACCGGCACTGGGAGGTCGCGCCGGGCAGTTGGCTGCTCGACGGCGACGGCCCGGCCCGCTGCTCCTGCGGCGAGGAGGGCTGCGCGCTCCCCGGTGCGCACCCCGTCGGCGCGGACTGGCGGCGGAAGGCGAGCGCCGGGCCCGGGGTGGTCCGCAAGTGGTGGACGGAGAACCCGGAGGCGTCGATCCTGCTCCCCACCGGCCGGGCGTTCGACGTGCTGGACGTGCCGGAGGTGGCGGGCTGCCTGGCGCTGGCCCGGATGGAGCGGATGGGGCTGCAGCTCGGCCCGGTGGTCGCGGTGCCGGCCGCGCCCGGGCGCACCGGGCGGCGGCTGCACTTCCTGGTGCTGCCCGGGGTGGTCGACAAACTGCCGGACCTGCTCCGGCAGATCGGCTGGTCGCCGGAGCGGCTCGACCTGGTGGCGCGCGGCGAGGGCGACTGGGTGGTGGCCCCGCCGTCCCGGGTCGGCGGGTACGCGTCGGCGCAGTGGGCCCGGCCGCCGTCCGCGCTGAACCGCTGGCTGCCGGACGCGCTGGAGCTGATCAGCCCGCTCGCGTACGCCTGCGGGCGCGAGGCCGCGGCCCCGCGCGCCGTCCAGCGCCCGGCGGCGGCCGTGCGCTGA
- a CDS encoding tetratricopeptide repeat protein: MAARPLVAREPNERLQQLIQEAGCSNAGLARRVNLCGAEHGLDLRYDKTSVARWLRGQQPRGQAPAVIAEALGRKLGRGVTVDEIGMADGKSLSSAVGLQFVPSLGAALEQICELWRSDVGKRDFLAGTTVAASALVEPSRDWLITPPDPVVARTGGTRVGLADVAAIRATTQMLVDLDHRFGSGHVRPVVVHYLNSVVSGFLGGSYRDETGRQLFGAVARLTELAGYMAVDTGQPGLAQRYYIQALRLAQAADDRGYGGYVLAASMSHLAATLGNPREIAQLARAAQEGARTVATPTAMAMFYAAEARGHALLGDAYACENVAAKALAAMERRNPADDPDWIVHFDEAYLADELAHCHRDLQQGERAEHYARTALELHPAHRVRRRAVDLVLLATAQLQQRDLERACETGTEAVRLLSGLRSNRGVEYLDDFRTRLEPYRGHRAVREFHARMDGEAA, encoded by the coding sequence ATGGCCGCGAGACCACTCGTCGCACGAGAGCCGAACGAGCGTCTGCAGCAGCTGATCCAGGAGGCGGGCTGCTCCAACGCGGGCCTGGCCCGCCGGGTCAACCTCTGCGGAGCCGAGCACGGACTCGACCTTCGCTATGACAAGACCTCGGTCGCCCGCTGGCTGCGCGGGCAACAACCCCGGGGGCAGGCCCCCGCGGTGATCGCCGAGGCGCTCGGGCGCAAGCTCGGCCGCGGCGTGACCGTGGACGAGATCGGCATGGCCGACGGCAAGAGCCTCAGCTCCGCCGTCGGCCTGCAGTTCGTGCCCAGCCTGGGCGCCGCGCTGGAACAGATCTGCGAGCTCTGGCGCAGCGACGTCGGCAAGCGGGACTTCCTGGCCGGCACCACCGTCGCGGCCTCCGCGCTGGTCGAGCCCAGCCGGGACTGGCTGATCACCCCGCCGGACCCGGTGGTCGCCCGCACCGGCGGCACCCGGGTCGGGCTGGCCGACGTGGCCGCGATCCGGGCCACCACGCAGATGCTGGTCGACCTCGACCACCGGTTCGGCAGCGGCCACGTCCGCCCGGTCGTGGTGCACTACCTGAACAGCGTGGTCTCCGGCTTCCTCGGCGGCTCCTACCGCGACGAGACCGGCCGCCAGCTCTTCGGCGCCGTCGCCCGGCTGACCGAACTGGCCGGCTACATGGCGGTCGACACCGGCCAGCCCGGACTCGCCCAGCGGTACTACATCCAGGCGCTGCGCCTGGCCCAGGCCGCCGACGACCGCGGCTACGGCGGCTACGTGCTCGCCGCCTCGATGAGCCACCTCGCCGCGACCCTCGGCAACCCCCGGGAGATCGCCCAACTCGCCCGCGCCGCCCAGGAGGGCGCCCGCACGGTGGCCACCCCCACCGCGATGGCGATGTTCTACGCCGCCGAGGCGCGCGGGCACGCCCTGCTCGGCGACGCGTACGCCTGCGAGAACGTCGCGGCGAAGGCGCTGGCCGCGATGGAGCGCCGCAACCCGGCCGACGACCCGGACTGGATCGTGCACTTCGACGAGGCGTACCTCGCCGACGAGTTGGCGCACTGTCACCGGGACCTCCAGCAGGGCGAGCGGGCCGAGCACTACGCCCGCACCGCGCTCGAACTGCACCCCGCGCACCGGGTCCGCCGGCGCGCCGTCGACCTGGTGCTGCTCGCCACCGCCCAGCTCCAGCAGCGCGACCTCGAACGCGCCTGCGAGACCGGCACCGAGGCGGTCCGGCTGCTCAGCGGACTGCGCTCGAACCGCGGCGTCGAGTACCTGGACGACTTCCGCACCCGGCTGGAGCCGTACCGCGGCCACCGCGCGGTGCGCGAGTTCCACGCCCGGATGGACGGGGAGGCGGCGTAG
- a CDS encoding ABC transporter substrate-binding protein produces MTRTGTPHPLPAVSGRRRTTAALAASAAVLPALLSACGGPAAADAAGKDVTVMTWAPSGTGAADRPGMTALADAVGRQLNDQGGLAGRKVRVLTCNEHDSTDGATACAEQAVSAHAVAVVGSASQYGSSFMPILEQAGIPFIGGYGLSGPEFSSPLSYPVNGGLPALVAGSGRQLVEAGCKQISLIRPDSRAGDALVNYLGGAVRQTDVKLTDIKAPEKSNDYSAYTRRAIGDDRPGNCVLSALGAEPTANLLDPYRRANPKNTQLASVIGSFQQSVVDSTGGDSGPLHGAYATGWFPAESSRVWDGLRETVRGYGNGATIDVSDPGVQTTWVAYEVLRQAAGRIDKSRTITPKALQVILDSGDPIDTAGATPPLGWGVTNMLPSANSPRLVNTSVTFQRVQNGRLTEQRQGFTDIRWVLTNGRPPA; encoded by the coding sequence ATGACGCGGACCGGAACCCCCCACCCGCTACCCGCCGTCAGCGGACGCCGCCGCACCACCGCCGCTCTCGCCGCCTCGGCCGCGGTCCTGCCCGCCCTGCTCTCCGCCTGTGGCGGACCCGCCGCCGCCGACGCCGCCGGCAAGGACGTCACCGTGATGACCTGGGCCCCGTCCGGCACCGGCGCCGCGGACCGCCCCGGCATGACCGCGCTCGCCGACGCCGTCGGCCGCCAGCTCAACGACCAGGGCGGCCTGGCCGGCCGCAAGGTCCGCGTCCTGACCTGCAACGAGCACGACAGCACCGACGGCGCCACCGCCTGCGCCGAGCAGGCCGTCAGCGCGCACGCGGTCGCCGTGGTCGGCTCGGCCAGCCAGTACGGCAGCAGCTTCATGCCGATCCTGGAGCAGGCCGGCATCCCGTTCATCGGCGGCTACGGCCTCTCCGGCCCGGAGTTCAGCAGCCCGCTGTCCTACCCCGTCAACGGCGGCCTGCCCGCCCTGGTCGCGGGCAGCGGACGCCAGCTGGTCGAGGCCGGCTGCAAGCAGATCTCGCTGATCCGCCCGGACAGCCGGGCCGGCGACGCACTGGTCAACTACCTCGGCGGCGCCGTCCGGCAGACCGACGTCAAGCTCACCGACATCAAGGCCCCCGAGAAGTCCAACGACTACTCGGCGTACACCCGCCGGGCCATCGGCGACGACCGGCCGGGCAACTGCGTGCTCTCCGCGCTCGGCGCCGAGCCCACCGCCAACCTGCTCGACCCGTACCGCCGCGCCAACCCGAAGAACACCCAGCTCGCCTCGGTGATCGGCTCGTTCCAGCAGTCCGTGGTCGACTCCACCGGCGGCGACAGCGGCCCGCTGCACGGCGCGTACGCCACCGGCTGGTTCCCGGCCGAGTCCTCCAGGGTCTGGGACGGGCTGCGCGAGACCGTCCGCGGCTACGGCAACGGCGCCACCATCGACGTCTCCGACCCCGGCGTGCAGACCACCTGGGTCGCCTACGAGGTGCTCCGGCAGGCCGCCGGCCGGATCGACAAGAGCCGGACCATCACCCCGAAGGCGCTGCAGGTCATCCTGGACAGCGGCGACCCGATCGACACCGCCGGAGCCACCCCGCCGCTCGGCTGGGGCGTCACCAACATGCTGCCCAGCGCGAACTCGCCCCGCCTGGTGAACACCTCGGTCACCTTCCAGCGGGTCCAGAACGGCCGCCTGACCGAGCAGCGCCAGGGCTTCACCGACATCCGCTGGGTCCTCACCAACGGCAGGCCCCCGGCCTGA